A window from Streptomyces sp. NBC_00299 encodes these proteins:
- a CDS encoding SURF1 family protein: MYRFLLTPRWWGINVFVLLAIPFCVFMGSWQLSRFETRVEDHRSAGQQAAENKQEAARPLAELLPVDKATVGKQATASGRYGKQLLVPDRQLDGKQGYYVLTLLHTDDGRTLPVVRGWRPGDADRAAIPAAPSGEVTVTGALQASEVPGENGVPAQGGLPSGQTGAISAASLVNLVPDDVYDAWVTLNKADSGMKPVPVAAPNDTGLDLKAFQNLGYTGEWFVFAGFVVFMWFRLLRREAEFARDAELGLIPDGETDGDAETAVDEGNRAGAGEPNEGPAQEKANA; encoded by the coding sequence GTGTACCGGTTTCTGCTGACGCCCCGTTGGTGGGGGATCAACGTCTTCGTGCTGCTCGCCATCCCCTTCTGCGTGTTCATGGGGTCCTGGCAGCTGAGCCGGTTCGAGACACGCGTCGAGGACCACCGCAGCGCAGGGCAGCAGGCCGCGGAGAACAAGCAGGAGGCGGCGCGTCCGCTCGCCGAGCTGCTGCCCGTGGACAAGGCGACGGTGGGCAAGCAGGCCACCGCGAGCGGCCGGTACGGCAAGCAGCTGCTCGTGCCCGACCGCCAGCTGGACGGCAAGCAGGGCTATTACGTCCTGACGCTGCTGCACACCGACGACGGCAGGACCCTGCCGGTGGTACGGGGCTGGCGGCCGGGCGACGCCGATCGCGCCGCGATCCCCGCAGCACCGTCCGGCGAGGTCACGGTCACCGGCGCGCTCCAGGCGTCCGAGGTGCCCGGCGAGAACGGCGTGCCCGCGCAGGGCGGCCTGCCGTCCGGCCAGACCGGGGCGATCAGCGCGGCGTCGCTGGTGAACCTGGTGCCGGACGACGTCTACGACGCCTGGGTCACCCTCAACAAGGCCGACTCCGGTATGAAGCCGGTCCCGGTGGCCGCCCCCAACGACACCGGGCTCGACCTGAAGGCGTTCCAGAACCTCGGCTACACCGGCGAGTGGTTCGTCTTCGCGGGCTTCGTGGTCTTCATGTGGTTCCGTCTGCTGCGCCGCGAGGCGGAGTTCGCACGGGACGCGGAACTGGGCCTGATCCCGGACGGCGAGACCGACGGGGACGCGGAGACCGCCGTGGACGAAGGGAACCGGGCCGGTGCCGGGGAGCCGAACGAGGGCCCGGCGCAGGAGAAGGCGAACGCCTAG
- a CDS encoding S9 family peptidase — translation MTESHGSDSRDHHMQDKGTPGKAMPDWEKRFRAPRVSLPDWAEDAPDRSLFVSNATGTYELYAWDRATGEQRQVTDRPNGTTDGVLTPDGAWIWWFDDKDGDEFGVWRRQPFTGGEDELAAPGLDPSYPAGLALGRDGRTAIVGRSTDEDGTTVHLARTGEPPVEIYRHRESAGVGDLSHDGTLIAVEHTEHGDAMHSALRVLRSDGSAVAELDDTKGGTQELGLEVLGFAPVDGDARLLIGHQRRGRWEPLVWDVATGEETDLALELPGDVSAEWYPDGTGLLIAHSFEARSELFRYDLARRELERIPTPAGSVSGATARPDGSVEYLWSSAAEPSAVRSTTGRVVLDPPGLKSPGSVPVEDVWVEGPGGRIHALVQRPAGAEGPLPTVFDIHGGPTWHDSDAFAAGPAVWVDHGYAVVRVNYRGSTGYGRAWTDALKHRVGLIELEDIAAVREWAVTSGLADPARLILTGGSWGGYLTLLGLGTQPDAWTLGIANVPVADYVTAYHDEMEALKAMDRTLLGGTPEEVPERFEASSPLTYVDQVKTPVYIAAGVNDPRCPIRQIDNYVKRLEARGAVHEVYRYDAGHGSLVVDERIKQVRLELDFAERHLGGSAA, via the coding sequence ATGACTGAGAGCCACGGGTCCGATTCGCGGGATCACCACATGCAGGACAAGGGCACGCCGGGCAAGGCCATGCCGGACTGGGAGAAGCGCTTCCGGGCACCCCGGGTGTCGCTGCCCGACTGGGCGGAGGACGCCCCGGACCGCTCCTTGTTCGTGTCGAACGCCACAGGGACGTACGAGCTGTACGCCTGGGACCGTGCGACGGGAGAGCAGCGCCAGGTGACCGACCGGCCGAACGGCACGACGGACGGCGTGCTGACCCCGGACGGCGCGTGGATCTGGTGGTTCGACGACAAGGACGGCGACGAGTTCGGCGTCTGGCGCCGCCAGCCGTTCACCGGCGGCGAGGACGAGCTCGCGGCGCCGGGCCTGGACCCGTCCTACCCGGCCGGCCTCGCCCTCGGCCGGGACGGCCGTACGGCGATCGTGGGCCGCTCGACGGACGAGGACGGCACGACCGTCCATCTGGCCCGCACCGGCGAGCCCCCGGTGGAGATCTACCGCCACCGCGAGTCCGCCGGGGTCGGAGACCTCTCGCACGACGGCACGCTGATCGCCGTCGAACACACCGAGCACGGCGACGCGATGCACTCCGCGCTGCGCGTCCTGCGCTCCGACGGCTCGGCCGTCGCCGAGCTCGACGACACCAAGGGCGGCACGCAGGAGCTGGGCCTGGAGGTCCTGGGCTTCGCCCCGGTGGACGGTGACGCCCGCCTGCTCATCGGCCACCAGCGGCGTGGCCGCTGGGAGCCGCTGGTGTGGGACGTGGCGACGGGGGAGGAGACGGACCTCGCGCTGGAGCTGCCCGGTGACGTCAGCGCCGAGTGGTACCCGGACGGGACCGGCCTGCTGATCGCGCACAGCTTCGAGGCCCGCAGCGAACTGTTCCGGTACGACCTGGCCCGGCGTGAGCTGGAGCGGATCCCGACCCCGGCGGGCTCGGTGTCCGGGGCGACGGCCCGTCCGGACGGCAGCGTGGAGTACCTGTGGTCGTCGGCGGCGGAGCCGTCGGCAGTGCGGTCGACGACGGGACGGGTGGTGCTGGATCCGCCCGGCCTGAAGTCCCCGGGTTCGGTCCCCGTGGAGGACGTGTGGGTGGAGGGGCCGGGCGGCCGCATCCACGCACTGGTCCAGCGTCCCGCGGGCGCCGAGGGCCCCCTCCCCACCGTCTTCGACATCCACGGCGGCCCCACCTGGCACGACAGCGACGCGTTCGCGGCGGGCCCGGCGGTCTGGGTGGACCACGGGTACGCGGTGGTGCGGGTCAACTACCGCGGCTCCACGGGCTACGGGCGTGCCTGGACGGACGCGCTCAAGCACCGGGTGGGCCTGATCGAGCTGGAGGACATCGCTGCGGTCCGCGAATGGGCGGTGACCTCCGGCCTGGCCGACCCCGCCCGCCTCATCCTGACCGGCGGCTCCTGGGGCGGCTACCTCACCCTCCTCGGCCTCGGCACCCAGCCGGACGCATGGACCCTGGGCATCGCGAACGTCCCCGTCGCCGACTACGTCACGGCGTACCACGACGAGATGGAAGCCCTGAAGGCCATGGACCGCACCCTCCTGGGCGGCACCCCGGAAGAGGTCCCGGAACGCTTCGAGGCCTCGTCCCCCCTGACCTACGTCGACCAGGTGAAGACCCCGGTCTACATCGCGGCCGGCGTGAACGACCCCCGCTGCCCGATCCGGCAGATCGACAACTACGTCAAGCGCCTGGAGGCCCGCGGGGCGGTACACGAGGTGTACCGCTACGACGCGGGCCACGGTTCCCTGGTCGTGGACGAGCGAATCAAACAGGTACGCCTGGAACTGGACTTCGCGGAGCGGCACTTGGGGGGCTCGGCTGCTTGA
- a CDS encoding tRNA-dependent cyclodipeptide synthase → MTTATASEIQHVTPAASAPATDHPATDSPAGLFKIEPFTPHCEVIRTAGDHAVIGVSPGNSYFSAARVHDLARWGLALFERVDFVYTDLYVAEMYAASGYPPEDARRKAVKNLRGVRAKVLGAVQAVDPGGTRLYAHAMSDFRGNTAYREIHDRLQGRLATDDDFRTTCEKLIDTFLAGKAGRASDAQREVCLAYVCAEAPLFLDTPAILGVPSSLNCYHQLLPMAELLYSRGAGLRASRNQGHAIVTPAEGTDPEETGTDVR, encoded by the coding sequence TTGACGACTGCGACCGCTTCAGAGATCCAGCACGTCACTCCAGCCGCATCGGCACCCGCCACGGATCACCCGGCAACGGATTCCCCGGCCGGCCTTTTCAAGATCGAACCTTTCACACCCCACTGCGAAGTCATCCGCACCGCCGGCGACCACGCCGTCATCGGCGTCTCCCCCGGCAACAGCTATTTCTCCGCCGCCCGCGTCCACGACCTGGCCCGCTGGGGCCTCGCGCTCTTCGAGCGGGTGGACTTCGTCTACACCGACCTGTACGTGGCCGAGATGTACGCCGCCTCCGGCTATCCGCCCGAGGACGCCCGCCGCAAGGCGGTGAAGAACCTGCGCGGCGTGCGGGCCAAGGTCCTGGGCGCCGTCCAGGCAGTCGACCCCGGCGGCACCCGCCTGTACGCCCACGCCATGTCAGACTTCCGCGGCAACACGGCGTACCGCGAGATCCACGACCGGCTCCAGGGCCGCCTCGCCACCGACGACGACTTCCGCACGACCTGCGAGAAGCTCATCGACACCTTCCTGGCCGGCAAGGCGGGACGCGCGAGCGACGCCCAGCGCGAGGTCTGCCTGGCCTACGTCTGCGCCGAGGCCCCCCTCTTCCTGGACACCCCCGCCATCCTCGGCGTCCCCTCCTCCCTCAACTGCTACCACCAGCTCCTGCCGATGGCCGAGCTGCTCTACTCCCGCGGCGCCGGCCTGCGCGCCTCCCGCAACCAGGGGCACGCCATCGTGACGCCCGCCGAGGGAACCGACCCGGAGGAGACCGGCACCGATGTCCGCTGA
- a CDS encoding SigE family RNA polymerase sigma factor has protein sequence MAEVLDFSAATRGTALRPPRRPVRPRMGTPGGMPVIAPMPAARPTRIPGQRDGAELAENSAAAGTTVDHLTETYRAHYRSLLGLAALLLDDTASCEDVVQEAFIRVHSARKRVRDPEKTLAYLRQTVVNLSRSALRRRILGLKLLSKPMPDMASAEEGAYDQLERDSLIKAMKGLQRRQREVLVLRYFADMTEAQVADTLGISLGSVKAYGSRGIAALRVAMEAPA, from the coding sequence GTGGCAGAGGTTCTCGACTTCAGCGCGGCGACCCGCGGTACGGCCCTACGGCCGCCCCGCCGTCCCGTCCGACCCCGCATGGGTACGCCCGGCGGCATGCCGGTGATCGCGCCCATGCCCGCAGCGCGGCCCACCCGCATCCCAGGTCAGCGCGACGGCGCCGAGCTCGCCGAGAACAGCGCGGCGGCCGGCACGACCGTCGACCATCTCACCGAGACCTACCGGGCGCACTACCGCTCGCTGCTGGGCCTCGCGGCGCTCCTCCTCGACGACACCGCCTCCTGCGAGGACGTCGTCCAGGAGGCGTTCATCCGCGTCCACTCCGCGCGCAAGCGGGTGCGTGACCCGGAGAAGACGCTGGCGTATCTGCGCCAGACCGTCGTGAACCTGTCCCGCTCCGCCCTGCGCCGCCGCATACTCGGCCTGAAGCTGCTGTCCAAGCCGATGCCGGACATGGCGAGCGCGGAGGAGGGGGCGTACGACCAGCTCGAACGCGACTCCCTCATCAAGGCGATGAAGGGCCTGCAGCGCCGGCAGCGCGAGGTGCTGGTCCTGCGGTACTTCGCGGACATGACCGAGGCACAGGTCGCCGATACGCTCGGCATCTCGCTGGGCTCGGTGAAGGCGTACGGCTCGCGCGGCATCGCGGCGCTGCGGGTCGCGATGGAGGCGCCGGCATGA
- a CDS encoding nuclear transport factor 2 family protein, producing the protein MTDLRRTVERFWATAAAREWDAFAETLAEDVVYTLPQTRERIGGRERYVQFNREYPGDWRLRVERVVAEPEQVVTWTHFTVGLEQMYGISFFTGDGSGRISTVTDFWPEPYEPPAGREHLVERY; encoded by the coding sequence ATGACCGATCTGCGCAGGACAGTCGAGAGGTTCTGGGCCACCGCCGCGGCCCGGGAGTGGGACGCGTTCGCCGAGACCCTCGCCGAGGACGTCGTGTACACGCTGCCGCAGACCCGCGAGCGCATCGGCGGGCGGGAGCGGTATGTGCAGTTCAACCGGGAGTACCCGGGGGACTGGCGGCTGCGTGTCGAGCGCGTCGTCGCCGAGCCGGAACAGGTCGTGACCTGGACCCACTTCACGGTGGGGCTGGAGCAGATGTACGGCATCTCGTTCTTCACGGGGGACGGGAGCGGTCGCATATCCACGGTCACGGACTTCTGGCCGGAGCCGTATGAGCCGCCGGCGGGCCGGGAGCACCTCGTCGAGCGGTACTGA
- a CDS encoding aspartate kinase gives MGLVVQKYGGSSVADAEGIKRVAKRIVEAKKNGHQVVAVVSAMGDTTDELIDLAEQVSPIPAGRELDMLLTAGERISMALLAMAIKNLGHSAQSFTGSQAGVITDSVHNKARIIDVTPGRIRTSVDEGNIAIVAGFQGVSQDKKDITTLGRGGSDTTAVALAAALDAEVCEIYTDVDGVFTADPRVVKKAKKIDWISFEDMLELAASGSKVLLHRCVEYARRYNIPIHVRSSFSGLQGTWVSSEPIEQGDKQVEQAIISGVAHDTSEAKVTVVGVPDKPGEAAAIFRTISDAEINIDMIVQNVSAASTGLTDISFTLPKAEGRKAIDALEKNKHGIGFDSLRYDDQIGKISLVGAGMKTNPGVTADFFKALSDAGVNIELISTSEIRISVVTRADDVNEAVRAVHSAFGLDSDSDEAVVYGGTGR, from the coding sequence GTGGGCCTTGTCGTGCAGAAGTACGGAGGCTCCTCCGTAGCCGATGCCGAGGGCATCAAGCGCGTCGCCAAGCGGATCGTGGAAGCCAAGAAGAACGGCCACCAGGTGGTCGCCGTGGTTTCCGCGATGGGCGACACGACGGACGAGCTGATCGATCTCGCCGAGCAGGTATCCCCGATCCCTGCCGGGCGCGAGCTCGACATGCTGCTGACCGCGGGAGAGCGGATCTCCATGGCCCTGCTGGCCATGGCGATCAAAAACCTGGGCCACTCGGCCCAGTCGTTCACCGGCAGCCAGGCAGGTGTCATCACCGACTCGGTCCACAACAAAGCCCGGATCATCGATGTGACACCGGGCCGGATCCGCACCTCGGTGGACGAGGGCAACATCGCCATCGTCGCCGGTTTCCAGGGCGTGAGCCAGGACAAGAAGGACATCACCACGCTCGGGCGTGGCGGGTCGGACACCACCGCGGTCGCGCTGGCAGCCGCGCTCGACGCCGAGGTGTGCGAGATCTACACCGACGTCGACGGCGTGTTCACCGCCGACCCGCGCGTGGTCAAGAAGGCGAAGAAGATCGACTGGATCTCCTTCGAGGACATGCTGGAGCTGGCTGCGTCCGGCTCGAAGGTGCTGCTCCACCGCTGTGTGGAGTACGCCCGCCGGTACAACATCCCGATCCACGTCCGGTCCAGCTTCAGCGGACTTCAGGGCACGTGGGTCAGCAGCGAGCCGATCGAGCAAGGGGACAAGCAGGTGGAGCAGGCCATCATCTCCGGTGTCGCGCACGACACCTCCGAGGCCAAGGTCACGGTCGTCGGTGTGCCGGACAAGCCGGGCGAGGCCGCCGCGATCTTCCGGACGATCTCCGACGCCGAGATCAACATCGACATGATCGTGCAGAACGTGTCCGCCGCCTCCACGGGCCTGACGGACATCTCCTTCACGCTCCCCAAGGCCGAGGGCCGCAAGGCCATCGACGCCCTGGAGAAGAACAAGCACGGCATCGGCTTCGACTCGCTGCGCTACGACGACCAGATCGGCAAGATCTCCCTCGTCGGCGCCGGCATGAAGACCAACCCCGGTGTCACGGCCGACTTCTTCAAGGCGCTGTCCGACGCCGGCGTGAACATCGAGCTGATCTCCACCTCGGAGATCCGTATCTCGGTGGTCACCCGCGCCGACGACGTCAACGAGGCCGTGCGCGCCGTGCACTCGGCCTTCGGGCTCGACTCGGACAGCGACGAGGCCGTGGTCTACGGCGGCACCGGGCGATGA
- a CDS encoding NAD-binding protein, with protein MVVCGDDGLAHRLAAELRGVYGEQVTLLVPPSERTVRPPVVGRARAASAALLGAVSAAVNRAGGGAGGGSEPAGSIRMVEAPEATEAALADAGVERADALALVYDDDETNIRAALTARRLNPRLRLVLRLYNRRLGQHIEELLDQAAALATGAGDAGLDASTTVLSDADTAAPALAATAVAGTTKVVQTDGLLLRAVERPPLRPGQAAPAGLATLALLSTTSNDPAGTDGSENGDEEGPLLLPDAAAVQEARGRGTVVLEQVSYAGPSLPSGRGVVPSFASLFSRRLRWSLAGLVGCVAALAVALTVVTGEHPLYATYMTLLDLFAINEPALHQSLARQILQLLSGLMGLLLLPVLLAAVLEALGTFRSVSALRKPPRGLGGHVVLLGLGKIGTRVLTRLRELHIPVVCVEADPDARGMATARRLRVPVVLGDVTQEGVLEAAKIHRAHALLAVTSADTTNLEAALYARSVRPDLRVVLRLYDDDFATAVYRTLRAAHPHASTRSRSVTHLAAPAFAGAMMGRQILGAIPVERRVLLFAAVDVGGHPQLEDKTVGEAFRAGAWRVLALDRTPRDERRDERREEPAVEEAYEERGGVGGGVSGWVWDLPDAYVLQKEDRVVLAATRRGLAELLGRRSRERAGA; from the coding sequence ATGGTGGTGTGCGGCGACGACGGGCTGGCGCACCGGCTGGCCGCCGAGTTGCGTGGGGTGTACGGCGAGCAGGTGACGCTCCTCGTGCCACCCTCCGAGCGCACGGTACGACCACCGGTCGTGGGCCGTGCCCGGGCCGCGTCGGCGGCGTTGCTCGGGGCGGTCAGCGCGGCCGTCAACCGTGCGGGCGGCGGGGCCGGCGGAGGCAGCGAACCGGCCGGGAGCATCCGGATGGTGGAGGCCCCCGAGGCCACGGAGGCCGCCCTCGCCGACGCGGGCGTGGAACGGGCCGACGCGCTCGCCCTCGTCTATGACGACGACGAGACCAACATCCGCGCCGCCCTCACCGCCCGCCGCCTCAACCCCCGCCTCCGGCTCGTCCTGCGGCTGTACAACCGGCGCTTGGGCCAGCACATCGAGGAACTCCTCGACCAGGCGGCCGCGTTGGCGACGGGCGCCGGGGACGCCGGACTCGACGCTTCCACGACCGTTCTGTCCGACGCCGATACGGCCGCCCCCGCGCTGGCCGCCACGGCCGTCGCCGGCACCACCAAGGTCGTACAGACCGACGGCCTGCTGCTGCGCGCGGTGGAGCGCCCGCCCCTGCGCCCGGGGCAGGCGGCCCCGGCCGGGCTTGCCACGCTGGCCCTGCTGTCCACGACCAGCAACGACCCGGCGGGGACGGACGGTTCGGAGAACGGCGACGAAGAGGGACCGCTGCTGCTGCCGGACGCGGCGGCCGTGCAGGAGGCCAGGGGCCGCGGGACGGTCGTCCTTGAGCAGGTGTCGTACGCGGGTCCCTCCCTGCCCTCGGGGCGAGGCGTCGTACCGTCGTTCGCCTCGCTGTTCTCACGGCGGCTCAGGTGGTCGCTGGCCGGGCTGGTCGGGTGTGTGGCCGCGCTGGCCGTCGCGCTGACGGTGGTGACCGGGGAACACCCGCTGTACGCCACGTACATGACCCTCCTCGACCTCTTCGCGATCAACGAACCCGCCCTCCACCAGTCCCTGGCCCGGCAGATCCTCCAACTGCTGTCCGGGCTGATGGGTCTGCTGCTGCTTCCGGTCCTGCTGGCGGCGGTCCTGGAGGCCCTCGGCACCTTCCGCTCCGTGTCCGCCCTGCGCAAACCGCCGCGCGGGCTGGGCGGGCATGTCGTGCTGCTCGGCCTGGGCAAGATCGGCACCCGGGTGCTGACCCGGCTGCGCGAACTGCACATCCCCGTGGTGTGCGTGGAGGCCGACCCCGACGCGCGCGGGATGGCCACGGCGCGGCGGCTGCGGGTGCCTGTGGTGCTCGGGGACGTCACGCAGGAGGGGGTCCTGGAGGCCGCGAAGATCCACCGGGCGCACGCGCTGCTCGCTGTGACCAGTGCCGACACCACCAATCTGGAGGCCGCGCTGTACGCCCGCTCCGTGCGGCCGGACCTCCGCGTGGTCCTTCGGCTGTACGACGACGACTTCGCCACCGCCGTGTACCGGACCCTGCGGGCCGCGCACCCCCATGCGTCCACGCGCAGCCGCAGCGTGACGCATCTGGCCGCGCCCGCGTTCGCCGGGGCGATGATGGGGCGGCAGATCCTGGGGGCGATTCCCGTCGAGCGGCGGGTGTTGTTGTTCGCCGCGGTGGATGTGGGTGGTCATCCACAGCTTGAGGACAAGACCGTCGGTGAGGCCTTCAGGGCCGGGGCGTGGCGGGTCCTGGCGCTGGATCGGACGCCGCGGGACGAGCGGCGCGATGAGCGGCGGGAGGAGCCTGCGGTGGAGGAGGCGTACGAGGAGCGCGGCGGGGTGGGTGGTGGTGTGTCGGGGTGGGTGTGGGATCTGCCCGACGCGTATGTCCTGCAGAAGGAGGACCGGGTGGTGCTCGCGGCTACTCGGCGGGGGTTGGCGGAGTTGTTGGGGAGGCGGTCGCGGGAGCGGGCGGGGGCTTAG
- a CDS encoding permease, whose amino-acid sequence MAITKAAPQQTDGGTDDRDGRRTPRGRAGEEGRHLNSSLLLTMLMLGLVLLQSPIRRALSAPVMQSWTTVFVAVMVQALPFLVLGVLLSAAIAVFVPPSFFARALPRRPALAVPVASAAGAVLPGCECASVPVAGALVRRGVTPAAALAFLLSAPAVNPIVLTATAVAFPGNPEMVLARLVASLLVACAMGWLWLRLGRTDWLKPPSRQAYEGQSKGEAFWGSVRHDVMHAGGFLVVGAMAAATLKAVVPETWLSTAADNPVLSVLALAVLAVVLSICSEADAFVAASLTQFSLTARLTFLVVGPMIDLKLFAMQAGTFGRAFALRFAPATFVLAVVVSVLVGAVIL is encoded by the coding sequence GTGGCGATCACCAAAGCGGCCCCGCAGCAGACGGACGGCGGGACCGACGACCGCGATGGCCGCCGCACACCGCGGGGGCGGGCCGGGGAGGAGGGCCGGCACCTCAACTCCTCGCTCCTGCTCACCATGCTCATGCTCGGGCTGGTGCTCCTCCAGAGCCCGATCCGCCGCGCGCTCTCCGCACCGGTCATGCAGAGCTGGACGACGGTGTTCGTCGCGGTCATGGTCCAGGCGCTGCCCTTCCTGGTGCTCGGCGTGCTGCTGTCGGCGGCGATCGCGGTGTTCGTGCCGCCGTCCTTCTTCGCCCGTGCCCTGCCCCGCCGTCCCGCCCTCGCCGTCCCGGTCGCCTCAGCGGCGGGAGCGGTGCTGCCGGGCTGCGAGTGCGCGTCCGTGCCGGTGGCCGGGGCACTGGTCCGGCGCGGCGTGACCCCGGCCGCGGCGCTGGCGTTCCTGCTGTCCGCGCCCGCGGTCAACCCGATCGTGCTGACGGCGACGGCGGTCGCGTTCCCCGGCAACCCGGAGATGGTCCTCGCCCGCCTGGTCGCGAGCCTGTTGGTGGCCTGCGCGATGGGCTGGCTGTGGTTGCGCCTCGGCCGCACGGACTGGCTGAAACCGCCGTCCCGCCAGGCCTACGAGGGCCAGAGCAAGGGCGAGGCCTTCTGGGGCTCCGTCCGGCACGACGTGATGCACGCCGGCGGCTTCCTGGTGGTCGGCGCGATGGCGGCGGCGACGCTCAAGGCGGTGGTCCCGGAGACGTGGCTGAGCACGGCGGCGGACAACCCGGTGCTGTCGGTCCTGGCCCTGGCGGTCCTCGCCGTGGTGCTGTCGATCTGCTCGGAGGCGGACGCGTTCGTGGCTGCGTCGCTTACGCAGTTCTCGCTCACGGCCCGGCTCACCTTCCTCGTCGTGGGCCCGATGATCGACCTGAAGCTGTTCGCGATGCAGGCGGGCACCTTCGGCCGCGCCTTCGCCCTGCGTTTCGCACCGGCCACGTTCGTGCTGGCCGTGGTCGTGTCGGTGCTGGTCGGGGCGGTGATCCTGTGA
- a CDS encoding TIGR03943 family putative permease subunit, protein MNRQAQSAVLFLLGASLLHAATTDLYLRYVKQGLRPLVLVAGAVLVAAAVATVWYERKRARRQKQHAADHAEGHENQESQESHQALGSHEARDGHEVHDGHEVHDGHEARDGHEAHEDHSHREPRISWLLVLPLLALILVAPPALGSYSATRTGTALQEPLAYPALPAADPLSLSLVDYAGRAVYDHGRTLRHRQVRLTGFLALDRDGTPYLVRMALNCCAADAQPVKVALTGQVPPVLQPDTWLRVTGTYVPRRAEDPVNGGPIPFIEVTAAKPVAAPTDPYDESWNS, encoded by the coding sequence GTGAACCGTCAGGCCCAGTCGGCGGTCCTCTTCCTGCTCGGCGCGTCCCTGCTGCACGCGGCCACCACCGACCTCTATCTGCGGTACGTCAAGCAGGGCCTGCGCCCGCTGGTGCTGGTGGCCGGCGCGGTACTGGTCGCGGCGGCCGTGGCGACGGTCTGGTACGAGCGGAAGCGGGCACGGCGGCAGAAGCAGCACGCTGCCGACCACGCGGAGGGCCACGAGAACCAGGAGAGCCAGGAGAGCCACCAGGCTCTTGGGAGTCACGAGGCCCGCGACGGCCACGAGGTCCACGACGGCCACGAGGTCCACGACGGCCACGAGGCCCGCGACGGCCACGAGGCCCACGAGGACCACAGTCACCGCGAACCCCGCATCTCCTGGCTCCTCGTCCTCCCCCTCCTCGCCCTGATTCTGGTGGCCCCGCCCGCCCTCGGCTCCTACAGCGCGACCCGCACCGGTACGGCCCTCCAGGAGCCCCTGGCCTACCCCGCCCTCCCCGCCGCCGATCCCCTGAGCCTGAGCCTCGTCGACTATGCGGGCCGCGCCGTCTACGACCACGGCCGCACCCTGCGGCACCGCCAGGTCCGGCTCACCGGTTTCCTGGCCCTGGACCGCGACGGCACCCCCTACCTCGTGCGGATGGCCCTCAACTGCTGTGCCGCCGACGCCCAGCCGGTCAAGGTCGCCCTGACCGGCCAGGTCCCGCCGGTCCTCCAGCCGGACACCTGGCTCCGGGTCACCGGCACCTACGTCCCGCGCCGCGCCGAGGACCCCGTCAACGGCGGCCCGATCCCGTTCATCGAGGTCACGGCGGCGAAGCCGGTGGCGGCGCCGACGGACCCGTACGACGAGAGCTGGAACAGCTGA
- a CDS encoding aspartate-semialdehyde dehydrogenase, whose protein sequence is MTRRPTLAVVGATGAVGSVMLQILSQRADIWGEIRLIASPRSAGRKLAVRGEEVEVVALTEEAFAGVDVAMFDVPDEVAARWAPVAAAKGAVVVDNSGAFRMDREVPLVVPEVNPHAVRMRPRGIVANPNCTTLSMIVALGALHAEFGLRSLVVSSYQAVSGAGRAGVETLRQQLSLVAGTELGTAPGDVRRAVGDNTGPFPEPVALNVVPWAGSLREDGWSSEEMKVRDESRKILGLPQLPVAVTCVRVPVLTGHSLTLHARFEGEVTVAKAREILATAPGVVLYDDPDAGEFPTPADVVGTDPTWVGRVRRALDDPTALELFVCGDNLRKGAALNTAQIAELVAAEFA, encoded by the coding sequence ATGACCCGACGACCGACGCTCGCGGTCGTGGGAGCGACCGGGGCCGTGGGCTCGGTCATGCTCCAGATCCTGTCCCAGCGTGCGGACATCTGGGGTGAGATCCGTCTGATCGCCTCGCCGCGCTCGGCCGGCCGCAAGCTGGCCGTGCGCGGCGAGGAGGTCGAGGTGGTGGCGCTCACCGAGGAGGCCTTCGCCGGGGTCGACGTCGCGATGTTCGACGTCCCCGACGAGGTGGCCGCCCGATGGGCGCCGGTCGCCGCCGCCAAGGGCGCGGTGGTGGTGGACAACTCGGGCGCCTTCCGCATGGACCGGGAGGTGCCTCTCGTCGTCCCCGAGGTCAATCCGCACGCGGTCCGGATGCGGCCGCGCGGGATCGTCGCCAACCCCAACTGCACGACCCTCTCCATGATCGTGGCGCTGGGCGCGCTGCACGCGGAGTTCGGGCTGCGCTCCCTGGTGGTGTCCTCGTACCAGGCGGTAAGCGGTGCCGGGCGCGCCGGTGTGGAGACGCTCAGGCAGCAGCTGTCCCTGGTCGCCGGTACGGAACTGGGGACCGCACCCGGTGACGTACGGCGGGCCGTCGGCGACAACACCGGGCCGTTCCCGGAGCCGGTCGCGCTGAACGTCGTGCCGTGGGCCGGGTCGCTGCGCGAGGACGGCTGGTCGTCGGAGGAGATGAAGGTGCGGGACGAGTCCCGCAAGATCCTCGGGCTGCCGCAGCTGCCGGTCGCGGTGACCTGTGTGCGGGTGCCGGTGCTGACCGGGCACTCGCTGACCCTGCACGCCCGCTTCGAGGGCGAGGTCACGGTCGCCAAGGCGCGCGAGATCCTGGCGACGGCACCGGGGGTCGTGCTGTACGACGACCCGGATGCCGGCGAGTTCCCGACACCCGCCGATGTGGTCGGCACGGATCCGACCTGGGTCGGCCGGGTGCGGCGCGCGCTCGACGATCCGACGGCGCTCGAACTCTTCGTCTGCGGAGACAATCTGCGCAAGGGCGCGGCCCTCAACACCGCGCAGATCGCGGAGCTCGTGGCGGCGGAGTTTGCGTGA